The genomic region TAAATTTTAGGAGACTAAATCTGCCTTAGCTTCTGCAATCCTACCTTCTCTGAACGTAAAATCAAATATGCCCCCAATTTCTCCTTCTGGAAAATCACCTGTAAATTCGACTTCCAAATGCGCTGTATTGCCTTTGATAATTAGGTCTTTTAAACGGATTTGTGTATTATACCCTATAAAATAGCTTTCAAAGTAATTTCTAATTCCTTCGTGTCCCTTAAATTTTCTACCTACTGATGTATCATCAAGAAAGGCATCCTGGTGATACATCTCTAAATACCGATTAGTGTCATACTCATTACTGGCTTCTAACCAATCATCTATAAATTCTTTTATGTCCATTTTTTTATTCCTTTTATTGATTCCACATTGGGTTTTCTTTTAATATCTTTTGATATATATCACAATTTTTTGAATGCGCTCCTGGCAGATATCCGATACTCATCAAAAACTCGTTGACAATTTCACCTCCGGTAAATTTGAACGTTTTTTTAAAAAGTTTCATCCATTCCTGTAATGTTTTGGGATGATGATATTCCAACCAGTTTTCAAAAGAGCCAAACTCTTCTTGTATTGCTAGAATAGCCTGTGCATTCACAATAGCAGCATTTACTTTTAGCTTATTGCGGATAATCCCCGCATCGGCGAGTAAGCGTTCGCGGTCTTTTTCAGTATAGGCGGCCACTTTTTTAATAGAAAAATTACTGTAGGCATTACGTAAATTGTCTTCTTTTTTTAAAATGGTTTCCCAACTCAGCCCGGCTTGATTGATTTCCATTAATAGCCTACCGAAGAGTTCATCATCATTATGTATCGGAAAGCCATAATGGTGGTCGTGATAATTCTTGTGGAGGCTTTTTCTAGGCTCCTGCATTGTTTCTATAACTGTGCAATAACTCATTAATAATGTTTTGAATATGAATAGTTACGCTAATTCAATGAATTTTTAAATTGTAGTGGGGTCTGTGCTGTTTTCTGTTTAAACAGCTTATTGAAAGACTGCGGTCTTTCAAAGCCCAATTGGTAGGCGATTTCAG from Zunongwangia profunda SM-A87 harbors:
- a CDS encoding DNA-3-methyladenine glycosylase I, producing the protein MSYCTVIETMQEPRKSLHKNYHDHHYGFPIHNDDELFGRLLMEINQAGLSWETILKKEDNLRNAYSNFSIKKVAAYTEKDRERLLADAGIIRNKLKVNAAIVNAQAILAIQEEFGSFENWLEYHHPKTLQEWMKLFKKTFKFTGGEIVNEFLMSIGYLPGAHSKNCDIYQKILKENPMWNQ
- a CDS encoding nuclear transport factor 2 family protein, yielding MDIKEFIDDWLEASNEYDTNRYLEMYHQDAFLDDTSVGRKFKGHEGIRNYFESYFIGYNTQIRLKDLIIKGNTAHLEVEFTGDFPEGEIGGIFDFTFREGRIAEAKADLVS